The following DNA comes from Rhinolophus sinicus isolate RSC01 linkage group LG06, ASM3656204v1, whole genome shotgun sequence.
tcCACTCTGAGGGGAAATTATCCCCGTTAGACACATGAAGATACTGGGACTCAGCGCTGAAGTCCTTTGCCCAAGCCAAGGCCACCCAGGCAGGACGCGGCCAGGGCAGAGGCCTGTCTGACCCAGATGGTCCCTGGAACTGCTGAGTAAACTGTGAGCCTGTGGGTCCCGACTGGGTCTCGTGGGGCAATGCCATGGCCGGATGATTCTCAGAGGGCCTTCCATGGGCAGAGCTGccgtgctgggtgctggggacgcGTGGCCCTGCCTTTGAGTCTTGTGCAGCCTCATTCAGGGGAAGGATCTCTGAGCTTTGTCTCCCTGGTCAGCAAGCCCTCTGAATCCAATAAGCGCTGCAGAGTAACCATCAATGAACGAAGACAGTCTCCGGTTGCCAGCATGCTAGTTTTAGCTGGGCCAGTCCTGCCCCTTGGTGAAAGGAGCAGCAAGTCCTGACACTGGGGTCAGGCTCACTCAGGCTCTGGTTCTCTGCCCCACCACAGTCAGCCATGTGGCCCTGGTCAGTCATTGtaactctctgggcctctgttttcccTGCGGGAATCTAAAGAGTAGTGGTGAAAGAGACCACCTCCTGGGCCCTTGGAACTTTGGGATAACCCGTGTGCCCCACACATCCCCTGGGCAAGGTATTGGAGACGTGCTGTGTGAGGTCTCATGGTGAGGGTCAGACTTGGGTTCATCTGTCTGTGAATCAGTTTGCCCCGGCCTTTGGCCCTCAAGGCCACACCACAGTCCCACGGAGTCGATAGACGTGACTTCTTTCCTCCTATCTCAGGTCCACCATCTCCCTGGGTCCTGGGAGGTGctgccgcccctccccccaccacttaTGTCCTCTGCCGCTGAGCATTGGGAAACCTCCAGAGAAGCACTGGCAAACggatgggggagaggagaggagtagAGAGAGACAGGTTGGGCACAGGGCCCTgctctgtacatatttatttgagCCTCCAGGCCGTTGAACCCACCAGTCCTTGGCCTGAAATGCCCTCTCCCCCTGCAGCAGTTCAGCTCCTTCTTTCAGGTTCTATCACCCTCTATTCCCGCAGTTCCCTTGCCCTCattgccccccgccccccaccctgcTCATTCCCTACTGGGATTTTGTGTCCCTATGTCTCCTACTACCCACTTGACGTGGCCCCGCGTCTGGTTCACCTCTGGGTCCCTGCaggtctggcacacagcagactCCAGAAAgtggtgaatggatggatggaagggcAGGGCCAGGATGAGGCAAGAGTGGTGCCTAGGGCATAAAATATAAGGATGCGCCTGCAAATGTGACCCGGTCTTGGCCTGTGGAAGAGTGAATGGATGCTTGAGGACGCCTGCTGGAGAAATAACAGCtacgtttttttttttagtatttgccATGTGCCTGGCATATTATGTGCATTACCTCACTTAATGTAATCACAGCATATccatgagataggtactattagtATCCCCATTTGTCACtatgaggaaaccgagactcaGGAAAGTTAAACCTTGTGCCCACAGAGAGGAGCTGGGATTGGAGTCCGGGATTGGCAGGCTTCTAGGAGGCTCCCATGATGGCCTTCCTTGATTGTCCAGTCCCTTCTGACCATGGCTCAGTGGAACTTGGGGTGCTGGGGGGGGCGGTGATGGGCCCAGGGCTCTAGGCAATCCCAGTTCTCCACCTCGTGGAGTCTGGAGAGAGTACAGTACAGGTGTCACATTATagtcctctgtggtttctctggTGGCACTTGCTCCCTCTGGGCCTGTTTTCTCAACTGTGAAATGTCTGTGTCAGGCTCCCTGTAGTAACCAGGCCTTAAGGGCTTTGCAGCCCAGCATGGCTCCTTGGCTGAGCAACCCCTGCCTTGCCCCCGCTTCAGTTTTGGTTTCCAGGGGGAGCGCCCATGTATCCAGTTGAAGTGGCTAACGTGCCCAGGGCCCAATGGATGTGGGTTCTGGTCACAGGCTAGCCCACCAGGTACTTTCCGAtgactcacccccacccccactcctgcctCCTAAAGCCTCTTAGAATTACACCTTGCTGTTGTCCGGCTGGTGGGGCAGGAACAATGCTAGGTGTAATTTACCTGTCTTGGAGCAGCTGCACTGCCTCCTGGGGCTGTGGAAAGAGCCTGGCTGGGAGCCAGGCCTGCTGCCACACGGCCTGAGGACACTCTGCTCTCAGGACCCACCACCCAGACCTCAGACCTCAGCCAGCGTTCTCACCTTCCCAGCGCCCTCCTCCCCACAGGGCTGTGCTGCTGGCCTTCCTCCCCAAGAGTGCCACAAGCTGGAAAACCTTTGAAGTTTCCCTCTGTATCTTGAAGATGAAATGTGATGCAGAGTTTACACTCAATGGGCACCTGGTCTGTCTTGGGGCTCTGTGTGCTCCATCCCCTGTCTGCTGTGTCAGAGGGAGCCCCTTGGTCCTCAAGCCACAACAACCCTGATCCAGGAGGCCCAAGGGGAATGGGCAGTGTGGGCCCCTTCCCAGAGTGCACCCAGCCGTGAGTGCAGCCGGGTCCTGGGGCACTGAggctggcctgcgggaagagcaTTCCCAGGTCGGACGCTGACCTACAGAGCACAATCCTGTTGTCCCTGCCCCTCCATAACTCACTGACCACGTAGCACGTTTCAGGACTTGCGAAGCCAAACCAACCTCCCAGCTTGGATTTAGAGAAGTTCTGGTTTCCTCAAAAGCCACACTTGGGTGCCCTTTGATGGTTAGGAGTATAGGAAGATCTGGTTTTGCATCTCTGCTCAGCTGCTTTCTGGCTGCCCGATTTGGGCTGGTTGCTTAATCtcctgagcctcggttttctaTTCTGCATCACAAGCATGAGACCAGCTCCTAAGTTTGGGGTGAGGAGTGAGTGTATATTGAATGTCTGGTGCAGCACCCTGCCCTCCATCTGGGTGCTGAGTAGAAGGTTGTCTGGATGCTCCTGATGATGCCACATCTGGCCTCTGCTGTCTGCTCTCGTGCCCTTTCACCGTGGCCCTCCCATCACTTGGTGtaatcactcattcatttactcactcaaGTTTCGTTAGTCTCCTTCAATCTGATATTGttcctgagtttttcttttcttgactttcaTGACCCTGACACTTAGaggtcagttattttgtaaaagttCCTCGTCTTGTGTTTGTCTGattttccttatgattagatTTGGGTAATGCATGTTTGGCAGAAATATCAATAAATGATGCCTGTGTTCTTTTCTTTGCATCTTATCAGGTGGCATCCAGCTGTAACTTGTCCCCTTACTAATGATGTTCACTTTGATCACTTGATGAAGGTGCGATCTGCCAGGCTGCTCTGCTGTGCAATTactcattttccctttgtaattaataaatatttgacagGGAATTAGTTTGAAACTATGTAAATACCCTATTCTTTGGTAAACATTCAATTTATTCGTACCTGTATATACtttgatttcctattttattcagtggAATATAAtctgttactatcattatttattttaatacgtGGCTTCTCCCAGCTCTATTCTGTGGTAGGTGGCCAGCGGTCCTAGTTTGCTGGGTCGGAGGGGTTCACCAGGATGTggattttcagtgctaaaactgggaaTGCGCTGGGCAGACACTGATGAGTTGGTCCCCAAACCAGTGGGAGCTCTTCCCGTTGGCTCCCATGTCGGCAGAGCAAGGTTCCTAGCATTCTGTGTGTGCATCCTTACTTCCTGGTGTAATAAGATGTTCCCAGCTCATTTTGCACTTACTCTGACCCAGCCCCAGGTAACACGTATTTCCCTAAGAAGACTGGGAACCAGGTGCTTTTGAGTATTAGGCGACACCACACCGTGGGGACCAGAGCAGATGGAACGCATTCAGCTTCGTCCAGGCCACACTGTCATCTGCCTCTGCGCCTATCCCCTGGCTATTCCTCTGCCAGGGCCACTTGGCAGACATCTACCTTCCATACTGAGCTTCTCCACGAAGACTGACTCCCCATCCACCCCACAGAGCTGGCCCCTTCCTCTGTGCCCTCACTGGGCCATTGAGGGGCTCTCTCAACTGGGAGCCCCTCAAGGAAAGGCCCCAGATTCATCTCTGACTCTTCTGTGCTCCACACGGAGCTGGCACTGGGGGCTGTTCAATGATTGTATCTAGTCATACCCTCTCATGGAGCAGCTGGAAAGCAAACAGAGGAGGGTGACTTGTTCAGGGTCACATGCGTCTTTGCTGGCTGGCGTCTGTccttgaacttcagttttcttaattCTAAAATTGGGCTAATATCTTAGCCTTGCTGTAAGAATAAAGTGCTGTAATGTGTATAGAGCACTTAGGGTTATACCTGGCATGTGGTGAGTACACCTCTCAGTATCTCTGGGggatctttttatttaatttttttcattattgcagAAGCAATactatacattttagaaaattagaaatacagcagcaaaaagaaaataaaaccatcataTTTTCATCAGACATCCACACTGTTAGCAGCTTAGTGGTTGTGCTTCCTGAGctttttctgtgcatatattCTCCCTATCCAAAATGAGATTATACCATGCATTCCATTTTGCAATCTCCTTGTTTTTTTAGGGCAGCAATCTCTGCCATTTTGTTTCAGTAAATTTCAGCACATCTAATACTCAGATCATATTCACACTTCTCCAGTTGTCCCAAATATGTCCTTTATATGTAGCTGTTGTGTCCAAGCCAGTATGCAATCCAGTACCACACTTTCTATCTGATTGTTGTGTCCTGTAAGTCTCTCAGTCTAGCCTAGTTCTTTTGACATTGATCTGTAGAAGAGACTGGACAAGTAACCCTGCAGAGTGTCTCACCATCTGGCTTTGTCTGGTTGTATTCTCATGGTAACACTTTGCTTGTACCTCTGTGCTCTGTATTTTTTGTAAAGTGCAGCATATCCAAGTCTTGAGGAGTTCACTGGTGCCTAGAATACCCAAAAGGTAGTGATGTGTCCTTCCCATGGCCTCTCATCATGGTTAGTGGTGCCAAAGCCTAACCGAAGATTAGAGGGAAGACAACGTGATCCCTCCCGCCGATGGCTGCACGTATGCCCTTTTTAGTAGAAAGCAATGTGTGCGCTTCCCTTGGCACTGTCTGAACACCCAGTTCTTGGAGACCTTTTTGAACTACGCAAGAACACTTGTCCATTTGCTGAGGGGTACTCCATCCTGGGGTTTGGGCTcttggtgaaaaaaaatcacagaacaaGGCTATGGACTGAGTTTCATCTTTCTGAGTGTAAATCTAGCAAAACCTGGTTCTGTTTTTACTCTCTTTCCAGACATGTGATCTGGGTAAAATCCCATCGCTGCTACTTACCAtctgggtggccttgggcaagttcctcCTTAGATTTCTTGTCTGgcagagttgttgtgagggttacatttttcaaaaggaatcCTTGGCTCTTTTCTCTCCTAGATGGAAAGCTCTTTGAGGACAAGGCTAATAAATAGTAAGAAACCCAAAGATGCTtattggatgaaaaaaaaaaggggagggaggaggacagtGGTGTGGCCAGGTGATGAGTACCATAGAGGAAAGAAATCATCCATTTACGcatgtgtttgttcattcatGCTTTCGTTTCATTTAACATGTACCCATACCAGACTCTGTGCCGAATGAACTGTGAGACTCTAATCATGAAATTCAGGGGTCTGGGAGGACAAAGATATAGAGACTCAATGTATGGGAATCCAGAAGGTCTGGCTGTGTAattcaggaaggcttcctggaggaggagccTGGAACGAATGGGGTCTGAGGTTGAGGAGATAGTCTCTGGATACAGGGTGGCTATGTCCTGGCACAGGTGGCTtctgggagggctggggagggcttATGGCAAGTGGTGAGCCCATGCTGGCTTTAGAGGTTgctgtttctctctgtcctccttctctttctccccgcCCTCCAGTCCCCTGGCCAAGGCTTCGAGCCCTGTGTGACCCTGACAACCTATGTGTCTGTTTGCAGTGCCGGATGGAGTGCCGTGATGTGCCAGCTGAGACACTCTACGATGTACTACATGACATTGAATACCGAAAGAAGTGGGACAGCAACGTCATTGAGACTTTCGACATCGCCCGCTTGACAGTGAACGCTGACGTGGGCTATTACTCTTGTGAGCAGGCCCAAGTACCttttcccagcctcctccaggCCTCTGCCAGCCTCCATCTGAGacttctcctcccaccttccctccttgCGGTTGCTCCATGGCCAGGCTGCTGAGAGACCTGAGTGCTGAGATGTTGGGCTGACCTTTCTTACATCCCTGCCCAGTCCCAGACACTTGGGCGTGCGCGCACgcgcacccacacacacacacaactcacacacacatatgcactcCCACATTCACGTATACCCATTCCACACAAACACGTGCACACATGTATACAATCACAGCCATATGCCACATACTCACAGTCACACATTTTCATGTACACACCTGAGaataataccatgttttcctATGTACTCACATATACAAACAGGCCAGGCCAGCACGGTAAGGGCTGTGTGCGGTGGTGAGGAGCAGGGATGGCTCATCCTCAGTTGCTGCTTTGGGACTATGTTCTGGTGTGGGGGGCATCCTGCTTAGATCAGAGGAGCTGGCAGTTAGTTAGGTATTCCTGTGTCTGGCCTCTGCCGTGCCCTCCTTTGCAGGCAGACAGGCTAGTGATCTGGCTGACTGTCCCTTGCCCTCCACAGGGAGGTGTCCAAAGCCCCTGAAGAACCGTGATGTCATCACCCTCCGCTCCTGGCTTCCCATGGGGACTGATTACATCATTATGAACTACTCAGTCAAGCATCCCGTGAGTCGACCTGCCTTCCCTGCTGGGTGGGCAGGGGAAGGGGCTAGTAGGGCTGGGCCGGCAGGTTTAGCCCGGGAGAGTCCCCTGGTTACTGACATGACTTCCTTGTGACTTTAGGCCATTTCACTTCCTTGTGAAATCCTCGGgccctcagtttctttcttatttagtAAAAATAGTGGTGCCTGTCTCCCTGCTGGGGCTCTCTAGCAGATGAGGAGAGTGTGCTGTGGACCATCACTGTGGGCAGCTGGGTGGGATGGGCTTGCTCCTGTGGGTTGGGCTCTGGCATGGTCTGGCTGGGAAAGGGGAAAGCAAGAGGTGAGGACAGGGTCCCCTGGCCCTCCATGAGGCTGGGCTGCCTTGATCTCCATGACAGGCAGGTATAGCAGGCCTGGGCAAGGATGAGAGAGTGTGCTTGTGTGTATGCATGCGCCCATGTGTGCTCATGAACCCTGACCCCAGACAGCTCTTTCTGGAGGGCAACAGAGAAGGCTTAAGAGGGGCAAGGATAATCTAGTCtgattcttccctttttcctcattCCAGCATCAGGCCTGGCCTGGAGTTGACACCAGGGGATATGAACtaagagtgtgagagagagagagtgtgtgtgtgtgtgtgtgtgtgtgtgtgtgtgtactcacaaAGACACCTCCTCCTTTGCGCCTACCCTGCGTCTTACCTTCCTGTGCCTTCCATCCCCAGAAATACCCACCTCGGAAAGACTTGGTCCGAGCCGTGTCCATCCAGACGGGCTACCTCATCCAGAGCACGGGGCCCAAGAGCTGCGTCATCACCTACCTGGCCCAGGTGGACCCCAAAGGTGAGGGCTCGGCCCTGGCAGCCTGTTGTGGGATCCTTCCCTATACCACAGGGGATGGGGCTTCATCTACTTGAGATCCAGAAAGGCTTCTGTTAGGAGCTGTTTTGTATTTTGGGGCATATTCACCCAAAATATCATTTGAAACAAGTCTCATCTGAGACTTCACAATGGTTTGAAAAGCAAGGGCCGAGGTGGTGGCCACTGTTTCATGACGAAGCTTGGAGCTCTCTTTTTGGGTGCCCACACCCCTGTGCTCTGACTTGCTCCATGCTCACTGGCTGCTCCCACTCTGTCTGTCTTCCTGGCTCCTGTTCTCTGCCCATCCTGGAGACCTGGGTTTTCCAGGCCTCAGTCCTCTTTCCCTCGGGAGGGCTCAGCTAATCCCAAGGCTTCTGTCGCCAGCCGGCCACATGCCTGTCTCTCTGCTAAGATCCAGATCCCTGAGACCACTGGGCTCCTGGACACGGCCCTGGGGGTGTCTTCTAGGACCTGAAACTCATGTATCCAATACCGAACTCGCTGTCTCACCTCCTGACTTACTCCTTCTCCTAAGTCTCCCTTCTACTCACTCATGCCAAGAACCCGGGGGTCATCTGGGGCTCCCTCTTCTCAGCTCCCAAATCTAGTCACCAATTCTTATTGATTCTACCTCCTAAAAAGCTCCTGAATCTGTCATTTCTCTCCATACTAAGCCACCTTGTCTGACCAGACAGTTCCAGAGGGATTTTTCCAAAACACTTATTTCCTTGTGACTCTCTTCTGCTTAAAATTCTCCTGTGACCTTCCATTGCCCTCCAAGTGGCATCTAAGCCCCCTCCTCGGGTTTCCGGTCCTTCCTCACACATTTTACATATTCCCACCTCCTTGTCTAGGTAGCCCTGTCCCTCAGCCTGGAAACACCTCTCCTCCCTTACTCATTCCTCCAGGGTTCTTCAGGTGTGTGTCACCTCCTCTATCCCTGATACCCAGAGGAATCACTGGCTCCCCACTCTGTGGACCCATCCCCCTCTAGCAGAGCACAGGGCACACTTTGGGCCCCCCAGACAGTGAGTTCTTCTCTGGGTCAGGGTGGGTATCACTGAGTGAATgtagagtgagtgagtgaatggatgaatgactgGAGGATGGGCAAGCCTTGAGCACCTTTGATGGCTGTGCCCTGAGTCCCACCAGGGGCCCAGTGGTTCAGGCCCAGGGCTCCTCGACATCGCATTGAGTGAGTGTGTTGGGTGTCAGAGGCAGAGCAGACATGTGGGAATGAGGGTGGAGAGCTGGGCTGTGGATTCCAGGTCAGGCCAGGCTGGGGTACTCGGCCAAGAGGCCTGTGTAGTAGTTAGGCTTCTTGGGGCAAGGGACTTGGAAAGACAGGCAGAGGAGGGGCCGAGCATCAGGGCCATTCACCACAGAGAGGTTGGGCATGAGAAGGGGTGTCAGTGTCAGTGGAGGGGAGGCGGCGGCCTGGAGTTTGGTGTGTCAGGATTTCAACACGTGTAGCCTGTGGTTACCTAAGACCCTGTGATTTTCTTCCATGCATCTCTCTGGGGCTCAGCAGTGGGGGCATGGGGGGAGCACACAGACTTGAGCCTGATGACCTTGGTCTGAGGTGGAAAGAGGGAGTGAGGAGGATGAATCTTATAGGACTTGCCTTACCCCTCACCCCCATGGAGAAGAGGTTGGCCTCCCTGGAAACCCCAGGCTAGAGGGAGGGGGCTGGGTCCCTGAGGCggcttcttccttttctcctcactACCTTTCCCCACCCTCATAGGCTCTTTACCCAAGTGGGTGGTGAATAAGTCTTCTCAGTTCCTGGCTCCCAAGGTGAGTGGACTTGGGACTTTGGGGGTATGGAGGCTGGGTGAGAGGGTTTCAGCTGAAGGGATGAGACTGGGAGTCAGGGGGTGGAGTTAGGGCTGAGAGGCAGAGTTATGAAACGGGGACAAAAATCAGGCTGCTGAGAGCGCGGCCTGAACCTGTGGAGGGGACATGGGGAGGACTTAGTCCTGTGTCATTCACCCTGACTCGGTGGTGCGGCGGGTCCACAGGCCATGAAAAAGATGTACAAGGCGTGTGTCAAGTACCCTGAGTGGAAGCAGAAGCATCAGCCGCACTTCAAGCCGTGGCTACACCCGGAGCAGAGCCCGTTGCCAAGCCTGCCGCTGTCGGAGCTGTCGGTGCAGCACGCGGACTCGCTGGAAAACATCGATGAGAGCGCGGTGGCTGAGAGTCGGGAGGAGCGCTTGGGAGGCGCGGGCGGCGAGGGCAGCGACGATGACACCTCGCTCACCTGAGTGCTGAACCACTACAGGGACCTAGTCGAGACGTGGCCGAGCCCGGGGGTGGCAGGTCCTTCCAcgctttctcccctcctccaccccctgcGCCTCCTGGGGACGCTGGGCTCCGGCCCAGGTTGGCGCTGCAGCTTGGTTGGACGCAAACCTAATAAATGATCCCACAGCCTCAGCCGACTCATCGCTACGCTTCCTTCCCACCTGCCCCGGACATGACCTTCGCCCTTGGTCCCCTTGTTCTACAGTTCCCTGTGTTAATTTCTATCATTGATTGCCTGGCCTTTGCTCTCTTAGGCATCCCCTCATCTCCCATGTGTAGCTGGGGGTGGGTTGTGTTCTGTTGCCCTTGTGTCTTCTCATTAGTTCactcttcatccatccatccttgtGTGTTCATTCTGCCATTTTCTCCAGGCTATTTGGTTACCTTTCACTGCTGTAAGAGAAGAAGCAGGTCTGGCCAGAGCCACTGGGTCAGGGGGTCAGAGGGTGGGGTTCTGTGTGACTTTCAGGCCCATAGGGTCCAACCTATGGAACCAGGGTCTGATACTCTCCAGTCATCAGGAAAGCGGGGTGGACAGGACCCTGGGCCTCAGGCCACAGGGCTGTGGGCCTCAAAGCTGTGGTTGGGGCAGCATGTTCTGGAGGAGGGAAGTTGGGGGTTGAGGTGAGGGTCGTCAGACTCTAGTGCAGTAGAGGGACCAGGCCCTGTGATTTGAGCCCTCCCTAGGTCACTTTGAAGACCTCAGGCCTGTGTTAACAGAAAGGGTGGGGCCCCTAGCCCCTTGCCGGTGGTCCTGTGTTCTACCTGGCTGCTTTGAGGTCTAGAAGGTTGCTTGGGCCTCCCCTATCTCTGTGGCCCCCAGGTGCCCTCTGCTACCTAAGGGACACCCCTACTATCAAGTTGGGAGGAGGGCCCTGTGCTCCACCCTCTCCAGTGTTTTTGTACCCCATATAAATTTGGGGCCAGGAAGTTCTCACTAAGGTCTggccctgccttcccctcccaggAAGCAACTTGCCTTAGCCTTGTCAGGAAGACCCCGTAGTAGACTCTTTCCTAGAGGGGCAGAGTCAAAGGTCCAGTGGTGGTAGGCACTTGGCACTTGGTCTATAACTCACCAAGACTTGGGTTCCAATCCCAGGTTTGCCCAATACTGGCTTTGAAATTTTGGGCAAGTCCTGGAACGTCTTGGAACCTCATTTCCAAATCCATAATATAGGGTGATGATTTTTGCCTTCAAGCAGAGGTATGAGGATTGAAATAAAAGGAGGAAGTTGCCTAGCACTgggcctggcacgtagtaggtgctcaaattAATGACTCCCCATCTCAGAGTAAACCCTCATGCCCCACCCTGGTGAGAACTGTTCTTCCAAATGCATCCAAAGGGTATTTGGTGAAATAGAAGCATAACCAAGTTAAGGTTTCTGGCTTGGCTGGCCCCAGAGGTGCCCTGGACCCAGACTCAGGAATGCCTGCCAAACCCTAGGCCCTCATCTGTGTGTATACAGGTAGGATGCGAGGGAACCTCCAGGTGTCTAGGCCAGTGGAAGTGCCTGGGTGCCAAGACCTCAGGCTGCAGTCTTCTCTGCACAGGACTCTTCACGACCCTGACTGGGGGATGTGGCCCAGGGAGAGAAGTGGGTTATCCTCCGAGAATGGGTGGTTAAGGACTTGTTAGAAGAAGAGGTGAGAGACCTTGGTCGCCCTGCCTCCTAGGGCCTCTTAAACGACCTGGGGGTCTGGGCCCCTGGGGGTGTGTGGCTCATCCCTTTGGGGGCGGAGTCACCAGGAGATGGGTGGCAAGAGGCTGGGAGATTCAGAAAGAGACGGAGACTCAGCGGGCATGGGGTGGTGGGGGTAGACACCGAGCCTCAGGAGACAGAGACGGACCTTCGAGCATCCAGGGGGACAGGGGAGACACACAGATTAACCCGCCTGGAAGGGGAACCGGGCCAGCAGACTCGAAGACAGCGACTGGGCGGGgccagggagggggcggggccctgtcccagcccctgccccatcGTCCCCTCCCTGGGGCGTCACGTGTGGCGGGCGGAAGCGCCCGGTGGGGTGGGCGCGCCCGGCCTGAGGCCGCGAGTTGGATGCAGCGGTTTGAGTCTGGCGGCGCCGAAACCCCGGTTCCCCGCGTGGACTCTTCACTCGGAACAGGTCAGTGCGGCTGCCGGGGCCTCCCCGGCCGGCGCTCCTTCGCCAGGTGTGGCCCGAACTTTCCCCACTCCGCAGAAGGGAATGCTGAGGCCGCGCGGCGACTCTGCGCTCGGCGCCTACTTCCGCGGCCGTTTCTCCTGGGTTGTGTTGTCTGCTCTCCTGTCCCGTGGTGGGGATGGGGGTCGCCTCCTGAGGATGCGCGGTCGGGCCGGAGTCAGTAGGGAGGAGGGCGAACCAAGGGGACAGGGGGCTTCCAGCCCTCAGCCGTTCGGCACGAAGGTTCTCGGAATCTGGAGCCAGCCCGCCGTCGGGTGCCTTGCTTTTCTGGTCTGTGAAATGAAGGCCCCCACCTCATTGAACGCGGAGACCCTTACAAGCCCTCCACATTGCTACGACCCTATGCCCTGGACCTGGGGCTccagtgaccttgggcaggctACTTCCGGTCTTTGCTCCTTAATTCCCTACCAGTAAACGGGGGCATGGCCTCCCAAGAGCCCCTACCTGGCCCAATTGCTGGAAAAAGAAGGAGGTGTTCACTAAATGGGGTCAAGCCCGGAGTGGGTTGTTGGGA
Coding sequences within:
- the STARD10 gene encoding START domain-containing protein 10, which gives rise to MEKPAASTEPQGPRPVLGRDSVQVPDDQDFRSFRSECEAEAGWNLTYSKAGVSVWVQAMQMDRTLHKIKCRMECRDVPAETLYDVLHDIEYRKKWDSNVIETFDIARLTVNADVGYYSWRCPKPLKNRDVITLRSWLPMGTDYIIMNYSVKHPKYPPRKDLVRAVSIQTGYLIQSTGPKSCVITYLAQVDPKGSLPKWVVNKSSQFLAPKAMKKMYKACVKYPEWKQKHQPHFKPWLHPEQSPLPSLPLSELSVQHADSLENIDESAVAESREERLGGAGGEGSDDDTSLT